TCTCGTCCCCCTGAGGTTTCGCGGGACTGGCTTTGTTTTTCGTTTGTTCTTTGTTTTTGATGAACAACGTTCATTTCTATCACTAAAGCTTCGTTCCAGGCTCATGTACAAATCGTACATTCCGCTCCGGTACTCGCTTTTGCCTAGAAACTAGGCAGTTCTTGTTCCCCTGCGCCGGCTTTATTATTTTCTCGTTCCGAGATGGGCACAAACCTAAATTTTAGTGCAGAGCTTTATTCTTCTGTACTCGCTTCCGGTTGTTCTTCTTTTTCTTCTTCTACCAAAATAGTAAAGCCCTCTTCTTGTTTGATACGGCGTTCTTTCATTAATGTTCCTAAGGCTCGTTTAAATTGGGCTTTGCTGACGCCGAATTTTGCTCGGATTGCGTCTGGTTCTGATTTGTCCCAGAATGCCATTTTGCCACCTACGCTACGCAGGTAGGTTAAGATCATTTCGGCATCGTCGCTTAGAACCTCATGTACACGACCTCGTAAAGATAGATTCAGTGTGCCATCTGGTTTTACAGCGATAACACGAGCGTCTAATTTTTGACCTAGACGTGGTTCTGATGTTCGTTCCGTTTCATGAATGAAGCCAATATGTCCATCTTCGGTGATCACGAATGTGCCCACTTTCAATAAACGGTACACTGTTCCCGTTACATTTTGGTTGAACATGTCTTGTGTCGCTTTTGTTGAGATCGCTTTAAAATCATGCTCTTCACCAAGCACGCCCCAAATCCGTTCCTTTTCATCCACGCGTAGCATAATCATCAAGCGGTCGTTCTTCTTTGGCCACAGATGGTTCAGCGCTGGCATGTCATCCATGGAAACAACGACGTCTTTTGGAATTCCGATATCTACAAATACGCCTAAATCCTTGCGTACATCTGTCACCGTTCCCCAAGCAAATTTCCCAACTTGCGCTTTCGGGATAATTGTCGTCGCCACAATTTCATGATCATAGTCACGATAAATAAATACCGTTTCCGTATCATCAATCTCTAATTTTAAATTAGTTGCATTTGTAAATGGCAGCTTCACGCGCTCCCCACGTTTTTCCAAAGTGTAATACTCTTCCTCTTTTTCAACAACGGTCATCGTTTGTGCCGTTCCAATCATATTTATCAACTTTTCCACCTCATTAGTTATTCTCTTCCTATTATATCTTAAATCAAGAAGTCGGTACACCCCAATCCAATAAAAAAGCCGGGCCGCCATCAGCTCGACTTTTCTATCTTATTTAATCGCTTCTTGCAAGGCTTTAATCTTCGCCACATCAAGTCCTTTACTGAAATCACCATCAATACGCGCGCCACCACCTACATGATATTGCGTATTACGAAGCGTTTCATGCAACATTCCGATGTTATCTGGTGTCACACCACTCCCCACTAAAATTTCAAAAGAAGTCATGTCCGCTTGGCTATCCGCGACCCATTTTTTCAGGCGATCGATCGTGTCTGTTGCTTTAGCTCCGCCACCTGAGGTCAAAATTTGCGTAATATTATTACCGTATTCACGAAGAACCGCGTACGCCTTATCGATATCTCGCGCACTTTCAATCGCTCGGTGGAACGTCAAATCCATATCCCCCTTCCAATCAATCACGTTCTCCAGTAAATCACGATCAATCTCACCAGATTTCGTTAATGCACCAAAAACAATACCGTGCGCACCAAGCTCTTGCGCCATCAAAATATCTTCCTGCATGATTGCAATATCGTAATCATCATAATGAAACGAATGGCTGTGCGGGCGAATCATCACCATCGCTGGAACCTTAATATTCTCCGTAATCTGCTTCATTACACCATAACTCGGCGTCAAACCACCTTCACTAATAGCCGAAACGACCTCTAAACGATCCACCCCAAAATGCTCCGCTTGTGATGCTTCCCGTATATTCTCAACGATAACCTCAAGTACCATGATCCCCACTCCATTTCCTTCTATAACTATGTATTATTCTATCTTAATTCCACGTCAAATGAAACGAAAAGCATCGCTCCACAGAACAATGCCTCTCTTCTACAATTATTTAGTTTTCGATTCAAATACAACCGTTTGTCCTGCAACAACGTCCGTCACAGCTTTCCAGTCAAAGTCGTATTTATTTTCCATGCTATTTGTTACGACCATTGGAATCACTGTGCTGCTCGCATTTTTCTCAATAAAATCAAGATCCGCTTCCACAATCGGCTGGCCCACGGTTACTTTATCACCTAGAGATACAAGCACTTGGAACCCCTCACCCTTAAGTGCAACCGTCTCTAAACCGATATGAACAAGGATTTCTTGACCAATTTCCGATCTAATTCCAAATGCATGCTTCGTATCGGCAACTTGGATAATTTCACCGCTAACTGGCGCCACAATCGTTCCACTCGTTGGCTTCACAGCAATGCCCTCGCCCATCATTTTTTGATTAAAGACTGGATCTGGAACATCTTCTAGTTTCACAAATTGCCCTGTCGCTGGTGCGACAACTGCTTCTTCTTTATCTTTTTTGAACATCTTTTTAAACATAATTGATTCCTCCTAAAATTTCTCTCCCTTTCATTGTACCCTAATACACATAAAAAGGCACTGAGAAAAGTCCAATGGAGCCTAAAATCAGATTCATGTACATCCCCCATACTCACCAAATCGGTAATCAGATATTATAATAGCAGCAACTAATTAGAACTAACATCTCATAGAAAAAACAGTGGCACAAGGCCATTTCCTATTCCAATAATTGTTAAACAACCTTTTTCTTTGTTTCGCATTCTTCTCTTTTTTTTGTTAAGATAGAGGAAAGTCTTTCTTTACAAAGGATGTGACACAAAATCGGATTTATAACACGATGGTTTAATGATATCGACTGGGACAAAGTTTTGTCTATCGGTATTTCTAAAATGATTAGCATTATTATTTTGCTAATCCTCTACTTTATTTTAGGGTGGATTGGACGAAAACTTATTCGGAGCTTTTTTAAAAAGTATCGTACACAGAAAATGGTTTCTGAAAGTCGAGCTAAGACGTTAGAGAGCCTCATTCTGAATCTATTCGGATATTTGATGTTTTTCACGTTTGCGATATTGATACTGGAGAACTTTATAAATGTAACGGCGATTATTG
The sequence above is drawn from the Listeria weihenstephanensis genome and encodes:
- a CDS encoding PTS sugar transporter subunit IIA — protein: MFKKMFKKDKEEAVVAPATGQFVKLEDVPDPVFNQKMMGEGIAVKPTSGTIVAPVSGEIIQVADTKHAFGIRSEIGQEILVHIGLETVALKGEGFQVLVSLGDKVTVGQPIVEADLDFIEKNASSTVIPMVVTNSMENKYDFDWKAVTDVVAGQTVVFESKTK
- a CDS encoding copper homeostasis protein CutC, whose translation is MVLEVIVENIREASQAEHFGVDRLEVVSAISEGGLTPSYGVMKQITENIKVPAMVMIRPHSHSFHYDDYDIAIMQEDILMAQELGAHGIVFGALTKSGEIDRDLLENVIDWKGDMDLTFHRAIESARDIDKAYAVLREYGNNITQILTSGGGAKATDTIDRLKKWVADSQADMTSFEILVGSGVTPDNIGMLHETLRNTQYHVGGGARIDGDFSKGLDVAKIKALQEAIK
- a CDS encoding CvfB family protein, translating into MINMIGTAQTMTVVEKEEEYYTLEKRGERVKLPFTNATNLKLEIDDTETVFIYRDYDHEIVATTIIPKAQVGKFAWGTVTDVRKDLGVFVDIGIPKDVVVSMDDMPALNHLWPKKNDRLMIMLRVDEKERIWGVLGEEHDFKAISTKATQDMFNQNVTGTVYRLLKVGTFVITEDGHIGFIHETERTSEPRLGQKLDARVIAVKPDGTLNLSLRGRVHEVLSDDAEMILTYLRSVGGKMAFWDKSEPDAIRAKFGVSKAQFKRALGTLMKERRIKQEEGFTILVEEEKEEQPEASTEE